The Chryseobacterium nakagawai genome has a segment encoding these proteins:
- a CDS encoding bacteriocin-like protein — MKNLKKVSREQLKAVQGGGIMDYPKCGPKTQLRCYSIEYCDPEFSDGCQCVCVRI, encoded by the coding sequence ATGAAAAATTTGAAAAAAGTATCAAGAGAGCAACTAAAAGCAGTACAAGGGGGTGGAATTATGGATTATCCGAAATGTGGACCTAAAACACAATTAAGATGTTACAGCATAGAATACTGTGATCCTGAATTTTCAGATGGTTGTCAATGTGTTTGTGTTAGAATCTAA
- a CDS encoding TolC family protein: MKRLNHRHILCGIVALSLVSCAVPKVADIKKAQTLPEIPAKTINSGEFQQLDLKAYFTDAHLLELFNKVVQANPDFQIAQQRVEIANSFLQRSKMDLLPSLEVGAEASGNRYGKYTMEGVGNYDTNLSPNITEEQKINRDFTPNYWLGARSSWEIDAWGKLKNKKIAAQKKYLASTEGLRLLQVELFTDIANLYYQLVTLDNRLAIYQKNYNLQQRAFEIVLAQREVGKATELAVQQFKAQNNNWLAEIEHIKVEIVTVEQAITTLTGSYGGEVKRGKMLMPTNMDVLNKTINVEAVIHSRPDVAANYYVLEASQADAKAARAAFYPKIDLGAGIGMNSFSVETLFKPSSLAGQLLGGLMVPVFNKGQLKYEFKVASKEQEIAFLNYQKSITTAFNELQSILKQTRIYEKVLKLKSEEVGFLDRGVEVSNDLYLTGYANYFELINSQKSKLTAELDLLQFQHQNTRNNVLLFKALGGKLN; the protein is encoded by the coding sequence ATGAAAAGATTAAATCATAGACATATATTGTGCGGAATAGTTGCATTAAGTTTAGTTTCATGTGCTGTTCCAAAGGTTGCTGATATCAAAAAGGCCCAGACACTGCCGGAAATACCTGCTAAAACTATCAATTCGGGTGAGTTTCAGCAGCTTGATCTGAAAGCTTATTTCACGGATGCTCATTTATTAGAGCTTTTTAATAAAGTGGTGCAGGCCAATCCTGATTTTCAGATTGCACAGCAAAGAGTGGAAATCGCCAACAGTTTCCTGCAAAGATCAAAAATGGATCTTTTGCCATCTCTTGAAGTAGGAGCGGAAGCTAGCGGAAACCGCTATGGAAAATATACCATGGAAGGCGTGGGGAATTATGATACCAATCTTTCCCCCAATATTACAGAAGAGCAGAAAATCAACCGTGATTTTACGCCTAATTATTGGTTGGGAGCAAGGAGCAGCTGGGAAATTGATGCCTGGGGTAAACTGAAAAATAAAAAAATTGCTGCTCAGAAGAAATATCTGGCTTCTACGGAAGGATTGCGATTACTTCAGGTAGAGCTTTTTACAGATATTGCGAACCTGTATTATCAGTTGGTAACTTTAGATAACCGTTTGGCCATTTATCAGAAGAATTATAACCTTCAGCAGAGAGCTTTTGAAATTGTCCTGGCACAGCGTGAAGTGGGAAAAGCTACCGAGCTTGCCGTACAACAGTTCAAAGCACAGAATAACAACTGGCTGGCAGAAATCGAACATATCAAAGTGGAGATCGTTACTGTTGAACAGGCAATTACCACTTTGACGGGAAGTTATGGAGGAGAGGTAAAGCGAGGTAAAATGCTTATGCCAACCAATATGGATGTTTTAAACAAAACCATTAATGTAGAAGCGGTCATCCATTCGAGACCGGATGTGGCTGCTAATTATTATGTACTGGAGGCTTCCCAGGCAGATGCAAAGGCGGCAAGAGCTGCATTCTATCCGAAAATTGACCTTGGAGCCGGAATCGGGATGAATTCTTTTTCTGTGGAAACGCTTTTCAAACCAAGCTCATTGGCAGGTCAGCTGTTGGGTGGATTAATGGTTCCTGTTTTTAATAAAGGCCAATTGAAATATGAATTTAAAGTAGCCAGCAAGGAGCAGGAGATTGCCTTTTTAAATTATCAGAAAAGTATTACCACCGCATTTAATGAACTTCAGTCTATTTTGAAACAAACCAGGATTTATGAGAAGGTTTTAAAATTAAAATCTGAAGAGGTTGGTTTTCTTGACAGGGGTGTTGAGGTTTCAAATGATCTGTATCTCACAGGATATGCCAATTATTTTGAACTGATTAATTCTCAGAAAAGTAAATTGACCGCAGAACTGGACCTTTTACAGTTTCAGCATCAGAATACCAGAAATAATGTTCTGCTGTTTAAAGCTTTAGGAGGAAAACTGAATTAG
- a CDS encoding cold shock domain-containing protein: MADSFSKKENFKKKIQKQKEKALRREERKTNNNKGAEDVFMYVDEFGRLTSTPPEQRQEVNLDDIQLGAAPIIEEDPRKTGIVTFLSEKGYGFITEDNSKENIFFHNNNCVEPVKKGNKVSFEKEKSPKGFSAVEIQIVK; the protein is encoded by the coding sequence ATGGCAGATTCTTTTTCTAAAAAGGAAAATTTCAAGAAAAAAATTCAAAAGCAAAAAGAAAAGGCGCTAAGACGCGAAGAACGTAAAACGAACAACAACAAAGGAGCGGAGGACGTATTCATGTATGTAGATGAATTCGGAAGATTAACTTCTACTCCACCAGAACAAAGACAGGAAGTAAACCTTGATGATATTCAATTAGGGGCTGCTCCTATTATTGAGGAAGATCCAAGAAAAACAGGGATCGTTACCTTCCTTAGTGAAAAAGGATATGGTTTCATTACTGAAGATAATTCTAAAGAAAATATCTTCTTCCACAATAATAACTGTGTAGAACCGGTAAAGAAAGGAAACAAAGTTTCTTTTGAAAAGGAGAAATCTCCAAAAGGATTTTCTGCAGTTGAAATCCAGATTGTCAAATAA